The Lycium ferocissimum isolate CSIRO_LF1 chromosome 1, AGI_CSIRO_Lferr_CH_V1, whole genome shotgun sequence genome includes a region encoding these proteins:
- the LOC132031782 gene encoding germin-like protein subfamily 1 member 17 produces MSMSWLITTLSITAFFSYQLAYAYDLDALQDICVAVKDPNTSVFVTGKVCKDPKLANADDFFASGLNVSGNPVPKFGFAAKLLDINTMPGLNTLGISIARGDLKAKGLIPPHTHPRATELITILEGTVYAGFLAPDTNFFKSHFFFKILNPGDVFVIPQGLIHFQYNVGHKKAVILATFNSQNPGLVVIPSSIFASDPPILDDVLAKGFQLDKKVIEELRKKFSQDMPSVIVCS; encoded by the exons ATGAGCATGAGCTGGCTAATTACAACTTTATCCATTACTGCTTTCttttcataccaattagctTATGCCTATGATCTCGACGCTCTACAAGACATATGTGTTGCAGTTAAAGACCCTAACACTTCTG TTTTTGTGACTGGAAAGGTTTGCAAAGACCCAAAGCTTGCAAATGCAGATGATTTCTTTGCTTCAGGTCTTAATGTTAGTGGAAATCCAGTGCCTAAGTTTGGTTTTGCTGCTAAACTTTTGGATATAAACACGATGCCTGGACTCAACACTCTTGGCATTTCTATAGCTCGTGGTGACCTCAAAGCAAAGGGTCTTATCCCACCTCACACGCACCCTCGAGCTACTGAGCTCATAACTATCTTGGAGGGAACTGTCTACGCGGGATTTCTTGCTCCTGATACAAACTTCTTTAAGAGTCATTTCTTCTTTAAGATCTTAAATCCTGGCGACGTCTTTGTGATCCCGCAGGGGCTTATTCACTTCCAGTATAATGTGGGACACAAAAAAGCTGTTATACTCGCTACATTCAACAGTCAAAATCCTGGATTAGTCGTGATTCCTAGTTCAATTTTTGCTTCAGATCCTCCTATCCTGGACGATGTTCTTGCCAAAGGCTTCCAACTTGATAAGAAAGTAATTGAAGAACTTAGAAAGAAATTCTCCCAGGATATGCCAAGTGTTATTGTGTGCAGCTAA